In a genomic window of Lycium ferocissimum isolate CSIRO_LF1 chromosome 9, AGI_CSIRO_Lferr_CH_V1, whole genome shotgun sequence:
- the LOC132029814 gene encoding uncharacterized protein LOC132029814 — protein MEKIRIFVTLLIVLIVVEKQMQIVDADNPYACWGGCYNQCILLNVQGSVPGRNPCYLQCLSKCIPRTASDYQNYCKIGCSMEICIPTRSGNGADLDACFGNCGNVCGA, from the exons ATGGAGAAAATTAGAATTTTTGTTACTCTTTTGATAGTGTTGATTGTAGTAGAAAAACAAATGCAAATTGTTGATGCAGATAACCCTTATGCTTGTTGGGGTGGGTGTTACAATCAGTGTATACTATTGAATGTGCAAGGAAGTGTACCAGGGAGGAATCCTTGTTATTTGCAGTGCTTAAGCAAGTGCATTCCTCGTACTGCTTCTGACTACCAAAATTACTGCAAGATTGGCTGTTCCATGGAGATCTGTATTCCTACTCGCTCTG GTAATGGTGCAGATCTGGATGCATGCTTTGGCAATTGCGGAAATGTTTGTGgggcataa